From Candidatus Dependentiae bacterium, one genomic window encodes:
- the ftsA gene encoding cell division protein FtsA, with translation MARVLADRIITSIDIGTTKISVLIAQQLDGKRVEILGIGKAPSYGLRKGVVVDVADTIRSIKTAVQEAELMAGIQVESAYIGISGAHISSMNSQGMIPLKYGQVRPYDIKQVIETAKAIPVSEGQKILHVLPQYFIIDDQDPVYNPCNLHGVRLQVQAHIIMGSVSCVQNLITCCEAAGISVKDIVLEQLASADAVLSNDEKELGVAMIDIGGGTADLALYQRGNIRHTMVLPVAGQHFTNDLAIGMRISRAEAERIKKEYGCVISPFDTALARVNKNNEEIIVESIDVADTQHINQYDIARVLYPRANELLAIVRREIIQKKLQKFMTAGLVLTGGGSLLNGMKELAQEIFDVPVRIGIPRIEYDLPQSLESPIYATGYGLLIHVLKKYADNRINNIDGPLVQRIFMQMKSWVSDFF, from the coding sequence ATGGCACGTGTACTAGCTGATCGCATCATTACTTCGATAGATATTGGAACTACAAAAATTTCAGTATTGATAGCGCAACAACTAGATGGAAAGCGTGTTGAGATACTTGGCATTGGTAAAGCACCATCATATGGTTTACGTAAAGGAGTTGTTGTTGATGTTGCTGATACTATTCGTTCAATAAAAACTGCTGTACAAGAAGCAGAATTAATGGCTGGTATACAAGTTGAATCTGCATATATTGGTATTTCTGGCGCTCACATTAGCTCTATGAATTCTCAGGGTATGATTCCGCTTAAATATGGTCAAGTGCGGCCATATGATATAAAGCAGGTAATAGAAACAGCAAAAGCAATTCCCGTTTCTGAAGGGCAAAAAATTTTACATGTCCTGCCACAATATTTTATAATTGATGATCAAGATCCTGTCTATAATCCATGTAATTTGCATGGTGTGAGACTACAAGTGCAAGCTCATATTATTATGGGAAGTGTTTCATGTGTGCAAAATCTTATTACATGTTGCGAAGCTGCAGGCATTTCAGTTAAAGATATTGTTTTAGAACAGTTGGCTTCTGCTGATGCGGTACTGAGTAATGATGAAAAAGAGCTAGGTGTTGCTATGATTGATATTGGTGGTGGCACGGCAGATTTAGCACTGTATCAGCGTGGAAATATTCGGCATACTATGGTATTACCGGTAGCTGGTCAACATTTTACTAACGATTTAGCAATTGGCATGAGAATTTCTCGTGCTGAGGCAGAACGTATTAAAAAAGAATATGGGTGTGTTATATCGCCTTTTGATACTGCCTTGGCACGAGTAAATAAAAATAATGAAGAAATTATAGTTGAATCAATTGATGTTGCTGATACACAACATATTAATCAATATGATATTGCTCGTGTGTTATATCCACGTGCAAATGAGTTGCTTGCTATTGTACGCCGAGAAATTATACAAAAAAAATTACAAAAATTTATGACAGCCGGGCTCGTGCTGACTGGCGGTGGTTCGTTACTAAATGGTATGAAGGAACTTGCGCAAGAAATTTTTGATGTTCCCGTACGTATTGGTATACCACGTATTGAATATGATTTGCCTCAATCACTTGAAAGCCCTATTTATGCAACAGGATATGGTTTATTGATACATGTACTTAAAAAATACGCAGACAATCGTATTAATAACATTGATGGTCCACTTGTACAAAGAATTTTTATGCAAATGAAATCGTGGGTTTCTGACTTTTTTTAA
- the ftsZ gene encoding cell division protein FtsZ: protein MIELEQEETKSSVPMASIKVIGVGGAGGNTVNNIIDICHQSIGCIVANTDAQALEASFAEKKIQLGIKSTRGLGTGADPELGKRAAEEDIDKVMEEIKGADIVFLTAGMGGGTGSGALPVIAHALKEKGILSIAIVTKPFIFEGKKRQHIADDAISRLKKTVDTLIIIPNQKLLDIADRKMSMPDAFALINDLFAQSVKGISDIITKSGYINVDFADVRNIMKSQGLAVMGTASATGENRAQEAALKAISSPLLENMSIAGAHGVLLNITGGPSLGLQEVSAAASVVYDQVDEDAQIIIGSVIDDTMQDDVSVTIIATGFECLVPDEVPVISKCTTDLERTRTLSEQVQVCVQPTYVKKIEDRHVETVYAAVPTVEHKNNVSEVPVIEVAQTTIQAEKKTDVATPKIEEKDLIDLSEEEEDAQIRALLAKDEAKEVDFDAKIAVSTYKQDLDIPTFLREKEQKEKKIS from the coding sequence ATGATTGAACTTGAACAAGAAGAAACAAAAAGTTCAGTGCCGATGGCGTCAATAAAAGTAATTGGTGTTGGTGGTGCTGGGGGTAATACAGTTAATAATATTATTGATATTTGTCATCAATCAATTGGGTGTATTGTTGCTAATACCGATGCACAAGCATTAGAAGCTTCTTTTGCAGAGAAAAAAATTCAGCTGGGTATTAAGTCAACGCGTGGTCTTGGCACTGGTGCCGATCCTGAGCTTGGCAAACGGGCAGCAGAAGAAGATATTGATAAGGTAATGGAAGAAATTAAGGGTGCTGATATTGTATTCTTGACTGCCGGTATGGGTGGAGGTACTGGTTCTGGTGCGCTGCCTGTTATTGCGCATGCACTTAAAGAAAAGGGTATTCTTTCAATTGCAATTGTGACAAAACCATTTATTTTCGAGGGTAAAAAACGCCAACATATTGCTGATGATGCAATTTCAAGATTAAAAAAAACAGTAGATACGCTTATCATTATTCCAAATCAAAAGCTTCTTGATATTGCAGATCGCAAAATGTCTATGCCCGATGCATTCGCTTTAATTAATGATTTATTTGCACAATCAGTAAAAGGAATTTCTGATATTATTACCAAATCTGGTTATATCAATGTTGATTTTGCAGATGTACGTAATATTATGAAATCTCAAGGTCTTGCAGTAATGGGTACTGCCAGCGCTACTGGAGAAAATCGAGCACAAGAAGCAGCATTAAAAGCAATTTCATCTCCATTGTTAGAAAATATGAGTATCGCAGGTGCACATGGTGTGTTGCTCAATATTACTGGTGGACCAAGTTTGGGATTGCAAGAAGTTAGTGCTGCTGCTAGCGTTGTATATGATCAAGTTGATGAGGATGCACAAATTATTATTGGTTCAGTCATTGATGATACTATGCAGGATGATGTTTCGGTAACTATTATTGCTACAGGTTTTGAATGTCTAGTTCCTGATGAAGTACCCGTTATTTCTAAATGTACAACTGATTTAGAGCGAACAAGAACATTATCAGAACAGGTACAAGTTTGTGTACAGCCAACATATGTCAAAAAAATAGAAGATAGGCATGTTGAAACAGTTTATGCAGCTGTACCAACAGTAGAACATAAAAATAATGTGTCTGAAGTTCCTGTGATTGAAGTTGCTCAAACGACGATTCAAGCAGAAAAAAAAACCGACGTAGCAACACCAAAAATTGAAGAAAAAGACTTGATCGATCTTTCAGAAGAAGAAGAAGATGCACAAATTAGGGCATTACTTGCCAAAGATGAAGCTAAAGAAGTAGATTTTGACGCGAAGATTGCTGTATCGACTTATAAGCAAGACCTTGATATACCAACATTTTTAAGAGAAAAAGAGCAAAAAGAGAAAAAAATATCATAG
- the pgeF gene encoding peptidoglycan editing factor PgeF, with protein MLLHNSSFFRIYFGNAKDRLYPMWYQNLPKEQQLLSVPPFSGLTKIMRINNLMFLNQVHGAKGYIIKESDFKEIVPFTLDGDYMITNVSLAGIGIMTADCLPIIFYDRLNTVAAIAHAGWRSSIAEIGVKTIQHMQQRFNTEVEQLRIFFGPSIKKCCYKVQKDFIQQLEHFEFAHHVLQQKDDNYTFDLPSFNRLQLEDLGVPKEAFCFEYNICTSCDNNFFSYRRDANKAGRQMTIVSLK; from the coding sequence ATGTTATTACACAATAGTTCTTTTTTTCGTATTTATTTTGGCAATGCTAAAGATCGGCTCTACCCTATGTGGTATCAAAATCTTCCAAAAGAGCAGCAATTGCTTTCTGTACCACCATTTAGTGGGCTTACAAAGATAATGAGGATAAACAATCTCATGTTTTTAAATCAAGTTCACGGTGCAAAGGGTTATATAATTAAAGAATCTGATTTTAAAGAAATTGTGCCATTTACTCTTGATGGCGATTATATGATTACTAATGTGTCGCTTGCAGGTATTGGTATTATGACTGCTGATTGTTTACCTATTATTTTCTATGATCGCCTTAATACGGTTGCAGCTATCGCGCATGCTGGTTGGCGAAGTTCTATTGCAGAAATTGGAGTCAAAACAATACAACACATGCAACAGCGGTTTAATACTGAGGTTGAGCAGTTGCGAATTTTTTTTGGTCCATCAATAAAAAAATGTTGCTATAAAGTGCAAAAAGATTTTATACAGCAGTTAGAACATTTTGAATTTGCTCATCATGTTTTGCAGCAAAAAGATGATAATTATACATTTGATTTACCTAGTTTTAATAGGTTGCAATTGGAAGATTTAGGCGTACCTAAAGAAGCATTTTGCTTTGAGTACAATATATGTACTTCTTGTGATAATAATTTTTTTTCTTATCGTCGTGATGCTAACAAGGCCGGTAGACAAATGACGATTGTCAGTCTCAAGTAA
- the secA gene encoding preprotein translocase subunit SecA has translation MAGLLAKILGTNNARQLRQLRPLVQKINELEVTLSPLEDSALSAKTNKFREHIQQGKKLDDILPEAYAVVREVAKRQLGQRHYDVQLIGGIVLHQGKIAEMKTGEGKTLTATLPLYLNALSGKGAHLVTVNDYLARRDASWMAPVYNFLGLEVGCLQNKMGDAERKKTYNADIVYATNNELGFDYLRDNMKFRLEDYVQCDLNYAIVDEVDSILIDEARTPLIISGGIGHESQLYLAANKAVCNLQKDVDYEVDEKARSVQLTDSGNDKVERSFRLKNLYAIEHLSILHHVVQALKAHVLFRRDVDYMVVDGRVLIVDEFTGRVLAGRRYSDGLHQALEAKEGVQIEKETQTLASITLQNYFRLYTKLAGMTGTAATEAEEFHKIYKLDVISVPTNRPLVRHDRPDLIFLTKNAKYKAIAQDVAERHKKGQPVLVGTVAVETSELLSHVLTASGLKHEVLNAKNHEREADIVEHAGKSGHITIATNMAGRGTDIKLAPESIDAGGLYILGTERHESRRIDNQLRGRSGRQGDPGESRFYISLEDDLIRIFAGDTLKKNMERFGMQEDETIESGFVSKTIEHAQEKVEKNNFEIRKHLLEYDDVLNQQRTVVYKYRREILEGSELIYELVSELITRGIQDIIARTCPKRLVTEDNMNALYDELHMITGLERSLFERVGFSYKNIEQLTKDVTDFLLEKYTLYRTQQEGEIIQNAEKWLMLETIDQAWKQHMLNLDHLKEGIGLRGWGQKNPLIEYKREAFAMFQDMMLYTRRDIIHHIFHLNIERFNQYELEQKREQELEQINLIVSNGTNSDSGSTTQEKREEPKTGRNDPCPCGSGKKYKKCCG, from the coding sequence ATTGCAGGATTACTGGCAAAAATTTTAGGAACTAACAATGCTCGGCAGTTGCGGCAATTGCGGCCACTGGTACAAAAAATTAATGAGCTAGAAGTAACATTAAGCCCTTTAGAAGATAGTGCACTTTCGGCAAAAACAAATAAGTTTAGAGAGCACATACAGCAGGGTAAGAAACTAGATGATATTTTGCCCGAAGCGTATGCAGTAGTACGTGAGGTTGCAAAACGGCAACTTGGCCAGCGCCATTATGATGTACAATTAATTGGTGGTATTGTGCTGCATCAAGGTAAAATTGCAGAAATGAAAACAGGTGAGGGAAAAACATTAACAGCAACATTGCCACTTTACTTAAATGCATTGAGTGGTAAGGGTGCACATTTAGTTACTGTTAATGATTATTTAGCACGTCGTGATGCGAGTTGGATGGCACCAGTGTATAATTTTTTAGGGCTAGAAGTTGGCTGTCTACAAAATAAAATGGGTGATGCTGAACGAAAAAAAACATATAACGCAGATATTGTATACGCAACTAACAATGAGCTTGGGTTTGATTATTTACGCGATAACATGAAGTTTCGCTTAGAAGATTATGTGCAATGTGATTTGAACTATGCGATTGTTGATGAGGTTGATTCCATTTTAATTGATGAAGCACGTACCCCGCTTATTATTTCTGGCGGTATTGGGCATGAATCACAATTATATTTAGCAGCAAATAAAGCAGTGTGTAATTTACAAAAAGACGTAGATTACGAGGTTGATGAAAAAGCACGTTCGGTGCAATTGACTGATTCTGGCAACGATAAAGTGGAACGTTCATTTCGACTCAAAAATTTATATGCAATTGAGCATCTGAGTATTTTACATCACGTAGTACAAGCGCTCAAAGCACATGTACTTTTCAGGCGTGATGTTGATTATATGGTGGTTGATGGGCGTGTATTGATTGTTGATGAATTTACTGGTCGTGTATTAGCAGGTCGTCGTTATAGCGATGGTTTGCACCAAGCGCTTGAAGCAAAAGAAGGCGTACAGATAGAAAAAGAAACACAAACACTTGCCTCTATTACTTTACAGAACTATTTTAGACTATACACAAAATTAGCAGGTATGACAGGAACTGCTGCTACAGAAGCAGAAGAATTTCATAAAATTTATAAACTTGATGTTATTTCTGTTCCAACCAATAGACCATTAGTTCGTCATGACCGTCCTGATTTAATTTTTTTAACTAAAAATGCAAAATACAAAGCCATTGCACAGGATGTGGCCGAACGCCACAAAAAAGGTCAACCAGTCTTAGTAGGTACAGTTGCAGTTGAAACTTCAGAATTGTTGAGTCATGTATTAACAGCAAGTGGTTTGAAACATGAGGTTTTGAACGCAAAAAATCATGAAAGAGAAGCGGATATTGTTGAGCATGCAGGAAAGTCGGGGCATATCACCATTGCGACTAACATGGCAGGCCGTGGTACTGATATTAAATTAGCACCAGAATCAATAGATGCTGGTGGATTATATATTTTGGGTACTGAGCGGCATGAGAGTAGGAGAATTGATAATCAGTTGCGGGGACGTTCTGGTCGTCAAGGTGATCCCGGTGAGTCACGCTTTTATATTTCGCTTGAAGATGATTTAATTCGTATTTTTGCAGGTGATACACTTAAAAAAAATATGGAACGTTTTGGCATGCAAGAAGATGAAACTATTGAATCTGGTTTTGTTTCCAAAACAATTGAACATGCGCAAGAAAAAGTTGAAAAAAATAATTTTGAAATTCGTAAACATTTGCTTGAATATGATGATGTGCTCAATCAACAGCGTACGGTTGTATATAAATATCGCCGTGAGATCTTAGAAGGTTCTGAACTTATTTACGAATTAGTTTCTGAACTTATTACACGTGGTATACAAGATATTATTGCGCGTACATGTCCAAAACGTTTGGTTACTGAAGATAATATGAATGCATTATATGATGAATTACATATGATTACCGGGCTTGAGCGTTCGTTATTTGAGCGCGTTGGTTTTTCGTATAAAAATATAGAACAGTTAACAAAAGATGTAACCGACTTTTTATTAGAAAAATATACATTATATCGTACTCAACAAGAAGGCGAGATAATACAAAATGCAGAAAAATGGTTGATGCTTGAAACAATAGATCAAGCGTGGAAGCAGCATATGCTTAACCTTGATCATTTAAAAGAGGGCATTGGCTTACGTGGTTGGGGGCAAAAAAATCCCCTTATTGAGTATAAGAGAGAAGCGTTTGCTATGTTTCAGGATATGATGCTTTATACACGTCGTGATATTATTCATCATATTTTTCATCTCAATATCGAACGTTTTAATCAATATGAATTAGAACAAAAGCGTGAGCAAGAGTTGGAGCAGATTAATTTAATTGTTAGTAATGGTACTAATAGTGATTCTGGATCTACTACACAAGAAAAACGCGAAGAACCAAAAACTGGACGTAATGATCCATGCCCATGCGGTTCTGGAAAAAAATATAAAAAATGTTGCGGGTAG